In Gossypium arboreum isolate Shixiya-1 chromosome 5, ASM2569848v2, whole genome shotgun sequence, a single genomic region encodes these proteins:
- the LOC108451700 gene encoding probable 2-oxoglutarate-dependent dioxygenase AOP1, with amino-acid sequence MSSTTQAMVPVIDFSNQNLKPGSPEWDLVKSQVREALEEYGCFEALFDPILELRKAVFGALQEVFDLPLQTKKLFVSDQPFCGYSCPPSGVFQSMAVDDAYIAENIEQYLTTSLWPQGNIAFSEILASFIQLTSELEKTILKMILESFGLEKYMDELTDIANYQLRIMKYEKTKANEQTIGVPAHCDTNMMNLLYQNEVNGLEIQNKDGEWMNMKFSPNSFIVMIGECLSVWLNGRLSSPYHRVLMKANEDRYSLGLFSTVRGGYMVKVPTELVDDKNPMLFKPHNHEEFLKYFSSEVAKGVFRSGAVIAPLKTYCAV; translated from the exons ATGAGCTCAACAACTCAGGCAATGGTTCCAGTCATAGATTTCTCAAACCAAAACCTGAAACCGGGCAGCCCCGAATGGGATTTAGTGAAATCCCAAGTTCGGGAAGCACTGGAGGAGTACGGTTGTTTCGAGGCTTTGTTTGATCCAATCCTGGAGCTTCGAAAGGCAGTATTTGGGGCTTTGCAAGAGGTCTTTGACTTGCCTTTACAAACAAAAAAACTGTTTGTTTCCGATCAGCCCTTTTGTGGCTATTCGTGTCCTCCATCTGGTGTGTTTCAAAGCATGGCGGTGGATGATGCTTATATTGCTGAAAACATTGAACAATACCTCACCACCAGTTTATGGCCTCAGGGAAATATAGCTTTCAG TGAAATTCTGGCATCTTTCATTCAACTAacatcagagttagaaaagacaATTTTGAAGATGATTTTGGAGAGTTTTGGGCTTGAGAAATACATGGATGAGCTCACTGACATCGCAAACTATCAACTGAGGATCATGAAATATGAAAAGACAAAAGCCAACGAGCAAACCATTGGGGTACCTGCACACTGTGACACTAATATGATGAACCTTTTGTATCAAAACGAGGTTAATGGATTGGAGATTCAAAACAAAGATGGTGAATGGATGAATATGAAGTTTTCCCCCAACTCTTTCATAGTCATGATTGGAGAGTGCCTTAGC GTATGGTTAAATGGTCGATTGTCTTCTCCTTATCATCGTGTCTTGATGAAGGCTAACGAAGATAGGTATAGCCTTGGACTGTTTTCAACTGTAAGAGGAGGCTACATGGTAAAGGTTCCAACTGAGCTTGTGGATGACAAAAATCCCATGCTCTTCAAACCTCATAACCATGAAGAATTTTTGAAATATTTCTCCTCCGAAGTCGCTAAAGGTGTTTTTAGATCTGGGGCTGTTATAGCTCCTCTTAAAACTTATTGTGCTGTCTAA